One Aegilops tauschii subsp. strangulata cultivar AL8/78 chromosome 2, Aet v6.0, whole genome shotgun sequence genomic window, CGATATCCCTATATTTACAATATCATCCAGCGGAGTGAAGTTTTTGTTGCCTTTATGTTGGGACATGTTCCTTTAAGTGTTTATTTTCGTCGGGCACTCGCGGCAGTGAAGTGGGCAGATTGGCTGCATATGGTTAATAGGTTGGTGATAGTCAATCTAACGACTGAATTATATTCCTTCAAGTGGAAACTTGACAATTCTGGCCCTTTTCCGGTTCTCATTTATATTGGCATTCCTTTTAATCACGGCTTCGTTACTTAAAGTGCCTTTGAAAGTAAAGATATTTATGTGCTATCTGGAAGGAGAGTGATCATGACCAAAGGCAACATAAAAGGTGACGATGGCATGGTTGCACAAATGTGATTTCTGTGGAAATGAGGAATCGGTTTGACGTCTTTTCTAGATGGCTAGATTGCCCGCTTGTTAAGATCTTTTGATGTTCTATTCATCTTGCATTCAACTTGCGCCACCAACTAGTATTACGAATTTTCTCAGTAACTGGTTGAATGGGTGCACTCTATGTTAAAGTGTAAATATGGGTGGGAGTTTGTATTTTACTTTGGGCAATATGGAATTGTCGCAATGTGTATGTTTTAATAAGATGGAAGTTTTCCATTTATGGCAGGTCATCCAATAGAGACACTTTTTGGATCCCTATGTGGTCCTATCTACGTCGAGGAGGATCGGGAGTCCATGGTCTCTGGGTGCAACCTATGGTAGTTGGCCACTTGTGGTTTGTTCAACAGAGTTGTGTAGCAACCTAATAATAGGATGCGTGACTCACAAAGCCTCATATTTTCTTATTTGCAATTGGTTGGAATCTATATGCCCTTTCTAGCTTTCCATACACTTTTTAGACTTATGGATACTTGTAAACTTTGCAATAATTAATTGAGGGATGTGTGCGTCATTCAATGCAGAAGCCGGGCATTTTTACCCTCGATTGAAAAAATAAGTTGTCGTCTCACATTATACTAGATTATGTTGATTACTTATATTATACATGTAAGACAAAAcaatactccctccttcccaaaaTATAAGGCACGCTCTACTTTTTTTGGTCTTCATCACATAATTTTTACTATGAATTTCAGTTATTGTATTTCGACAAAATTAATATAAATTAATATGAAACAAAATTGTTTTGCAAGACAAATACAATGATACTATTTATACATGTTCAATCCATGTATTTTGGTACATATTAAGAGTCATTCATGCATCAAAGACTAGGCGAAGTCAAGCGTGCCTTACATTTTTGGGAAGGAGAGTACATAATATTCGTGGTAAATTACCTAATATATCTGCTGATCAAGTCTCTTGATCTCTTGCCTTATCTTACATAGCAACAACACCCATCGTATCATTTTCTCCCTTCTAGGGGTGTAACCAAGCCCCGGCTGCTCGGGCCACGACCTAGGGTATGGCAGTGAAACATTTCGTTGGTTTATTTTTTTAGGGGTAGTTACTATATATAACCACTGCAGCTCTAAAGGATGGCATGAGCCATGGAGTAAGCCTATCTACGCAATTTCTCCCCCGCCATCTTCTCCCTCAGTCCCTCACCATCCGTTGCTCCACGTTGCCCATCGTCCTTTGTTTCCATGGGAACCCACTATCTCCTGCCTCCGTTGCAGCACTAGCTCGTCACAGTGCCTCCTTTGTCACTGCCACAAATAGCTCTTCACAATGCTTCTCCCCTGCCATCCTTTGCCCCTACCAATGCCCATTGTTCATCGCCTGTACAGATGAAGGTAACAACTATCATGGACAACCTTACGCTGAATCTCGAGTTGGACCTCAAAATCAAGCCCTCCACCATGCCATAGCTagggaaagatggcgatgctgagTCGTTGGGGAAATGAGCTGGAGTCACTAGTTCCGGCGATAGTGGTGCTTCGACGAGATGGATTCGTCCTCGACGAGGCCAAGGTTAGCTTGTTTATAGTTTTTTGATGTTATGTATGGTGTTTTGGTTAGCAACAAGCATGTGTATGTTGTGTTGGACATGGGCGACATGTTGCAATGATCGTAGGCATTTGTTGCATTCATACTACAAAATTGTTTCGTGTTGTTGCATTCATGTTGCCTTGTATGTTGTATATGTTGTGAATGATGTTTCTCAATGATTTGTCACAACCAACGGGGATTTGCTCATGCATTAAAAAAGTTGCACCGATGTGCATGAAATGTTGCAATGCGCTTGCATTTTTTCATACTGCAAAATAGATTGTGATGTTCTTGCATATGTGTGTAAGAAAATGATGTGCATGGGATTTGTGTGGTTTGGCGAGCAAGCGCACCAGAATCAGCTTTTAAATAGATTGAATAAGGGGCAATTGGAACCGAAACAAAGTGGAACAAAATGGAGTATGTTAGAATGATACTTCTATCAGAATCAAGATCTCAAGCATCCCGGCATAATTTTCTATTGTATACCCCCCACCCACCAGAAAAGTTTACTGATTTCAGTGGAAATTATAAGTTACCCCTTCAATCAAAAGATTAGATTGTTTTGATCTCTTGTTTGATCGATGAATACCCTTTTTAAGTAACTTTAAGATTCAGGTAAATTTTTTAGGAGGGTGTACCGAAGCAAAACTCTTTATTTTTCTTTGAAGTGGGTCAAGCTTAAAACTGTTTGACAAGACAAGTCTACATGAATAGAGGGGGTACCAATCACATCTCAAGCACCCGCACAGCGAAAACCATGTAAGTTGCTGTCAAAAAATCGTGTAAGTTCCAGTTGATATATACATAAGCATTTGGATTATTATTAGATGTTTATGAGGCAACGTTATCTCCTACTATGACCACGTGGAATCTCTTCGACTTACTGTGACTTGTCTTTGCCACATAGGTGCCACATAAGATTTGCGGACTTGCTTCACGTAGGAAGCACCAAGACACGCATGAACACCACATCCACATCGATCTTGCCTCTGCAAGACATCAATCCTTCAACATGAGCTTGGGAAGCAGAGTCTATGAGTTACAACCGTTTCACTAGCAGACACCATCTCATTGAGTAGAGATGACTGAGTATAATCGAATCAAGCTCGAACAAAACAAAACCTCGAGTAACAAAATAGATTGGCCGGAAGTGTTTCTCAGCGTCTTATTCAGAGTACATGTCAAGCGCACTTCTACAAGAAGGCTGGAAATTTTTGTGGCGGCCTCGGATTCTAGTAGTTGCTGGTGTAGAATTTCTTCAGGAACTCGGAGCTCCCCTGGTCCTTTTCCAGGTcctgcaccagccccttgtggccaACCACGTATtgcccgatgatgtggtggcgcTGCTTCGCGTGCTCGGTGATGTTGTTCAGCTCCTCCATCCCGTTGAAGAGAAGCATATCAATGACCTGTTTGTTCGCACGCAAGTCAGCACAAATCAGCAGAGATGAATGCTTTTCTGGCATTGTGGTGCCATTACAGTGATATAAGAATGGCTGCTAGATGTTTCAGAGGCTAGTGCTAGattctactccctctgtaaagaaatataagagtgtttagatcactaaaatagtgatctaaacgctcttatatttattaacggagggagtataatgcAGACCACAAATGGTACGGAATAGAAATATTGAAGTGTGTTGACAAGCACTCTAGCAAAGGGCAAAATTAAGGTGTTCAATAAGAAAGTGCAGACTGAAGTTTCTGCAAACACAGATAATATCACTTCGTATCACCAAGATGGCAGAATTTTTGTTATATTGAAAAATTGAATACATATTTTATCGATCCTTCCTACTCAATCCCCGAGTCTGCCGGAATATAAAAAACAATAAAGAATTATCCTAATCTAAATGCCTACTCACTAAACTGAAATTAATTTAGAATGTTGAGTGCAAGGTTCAGGCGAGGAACCAAATCCTATTCAATGCCAATTCCACCTAAAGTCAGCACATGCTACTTGTCGAAAGGAGAGGCAAAAAGATAGCGAAGTAAAATAGGCCTAAAGGATAGCAAAACAAAATTGTTACGGATCGAATATGAGTGCTGGGAATCAGACTTGAGCACTCTTACTCAATAAAACCGGTCAAGCCCAGTAAGCGGAAATATGATCTAGTTACAACTCCAGCTAAATCTCAGAAAATTACGTACAAACATTTTCCATCGCAATTGCACACAGCTGATAGCAAGTTGGCATTAAACAATCTCCGTTTGATGAAGTTCGCAGTATTGTACATCCAAATGGACTAATTGACAGCTTCTAGTGAAAGCAATAAAAAAATGATTAAATTATTACACTATCATCTAGAAATTATAACACTTGGCTAGCAGACAACTTGGTTGTCTGTCCACGGGGCCATAGTTGCCATGAACCCGGGTAGACCTCCAAAGTCAGGAGTAAAATAATTAGGACTGAAACTCTAGCTGGTGAATATATCTTCAAGAATGACAATTTAACCCAATTCTTCGGTTTCTCCAAGTTACCAGTGATATGATTAAGCAAGAGGATAATCAAGTTAGTTGACTTGTTACAAAATATGAATCTACCTTGAGACTCAAGCTTAACTTGCAACCAACATTGTGTAGTTGTGAATGCTATATTTTTTGACTGAAATTTGTGTATGATAAAGTATGTATATCTTACTCCATCATGTCTTATACTCATACAAATCCAGATTGATATGTCAATTATTTCTTGTAGTAAACAGGTATAATGCTTTTGTTACATGATTAACTACTGCTATATTTGGAAGCCACTATAATTTCATTTCAAATGATACATTTGTTTTCTTCTGATATAACTTAAAGAGTTATATCCTCTATCGAAGTATCCTCACATCATAAGGTAGCTCATAGAGACTAGAGGCTGGAAATTTACGGAACCTATATTTCATCGTTTACACTGCCCGTGATACTACTCTGGAACCTGGAGGCACCAAATATTGGTCTACGTTTTGTTTTGGCTTAGAAGGTATGAACAAATTGTGTGGTTCCTGTTATCTATTGGTGGTCAATAATGCCAATCAATTTAGGAGGATACTGGTCTAATTTAAGGTTAACTGTTTTTTCCCCACCAGATCTAGAACCACACTGTATAACTATGCCTAACTACTTACATACCAGTGGTGAAGCATATAATGAAATTTGGCATCTATTCTTGCGCAGAAGCAGCAACAGAACACAATTAAATAATTGAATACAATACATAAGGACCTTCCTAATTCCACAATGGGTAATCAACCGCAAAAACATCGAGTTGCCATATATTACAAAGAAGCAGCTAGGAACCGGGTTCTTAGCAGCATATAAACAAGTGCAGATAAGCACTTTACGGACGTTGTAGCCTCTGGCTAATCCAGAAATCCAGGGCAGTGAGCACCTTCATGCAAAACGGCCGACCCATAGGTGGACAAAATACTACCTACAGAGCCTCGTTGCTAGTCCTGGAAGGGCAGGGTTGCCACACTGCAGTCAAGTGCCACTAGAAACAAGGAGTTGTCAGCCCGTAATCCTGCGAAAATTGCCAGCAAGGTCAACTGCTACCTATCCATCCAACAAGGCGTACCGATTATGCATCGGCGATTCCCAGTCCCCCAAAGAAACATACATCAGATTTGCGCAGAGAGCGCGTCCCCCAAAGAAGGATCGGACAGCGACTGGATCGAAGAGGACGACAACGCGTTCGCTCTTCGTTCTACATCTATCCATTTGCGAGGGGCGGATCGAAATGGGGTGGGAAAAGGGGCACCTTGGGGTCGGAGACGCCCTGGTTCTTCCGGATCTGCTGGGAGATGCTGGCGCGGAGCTGGGCGGGGGTCACGACGTCGTCGAGGTTGTAGATCTCCATGATGGAGGGGATGGCGCGGCAGGCCTGCCTGAAGAAGTCGAACACGCGGTGCCGCGCCTCCCCCATCGACGCCGAGTTCGGCGGAACCTTCACCGCGCGCATGGTGAACGCCATCTCTTCGCCCTGACCCCGCTTCGCCTCGTATGTCCGGCCCCCGCCctctcgctcgccgccgccctcTCGCTCGCCGCCCGTCCTCAGGTGGCTCCTCcgcttggtggtggtggtgagaTGAGAGGTAGCTCGGTGCTCTCCGCTTGGGCAAATGTTCTCCTGTCGATAGCGGGCCGTCCGCGTCTACCTCGAGATGGAGATGGGCCGCGTGAGCACTGGGGCCTTGAAGGCGACCAGGACAAGACTAAAGGCCCAATTAGCTTTCACAGCCAGCAACACTCACTTTTTTTTTTGAATGTCaaccccagcaacgctcactctTTGCCTTCGAGTAAACTTACCAACTTCTCAGAAAATTTACTACTACATCCCAGGGGTACCAGATTTTAGTACATGACCAACAGAGAATTCGACGATTGTGAATGAACAGTTGTAGAAGTACCTAAGGTAACGTTTTCGTGGCATTTCCTCGATCTCTTCTCTCACCAAAATTGTGAAACTTTTGCAAGTGAACCAATAATTTAGGGCCGGTTTCGGGGTTGTTCCACTCTCAAAATTACAAGCCAAATGGAGTGGATTCACTATGCCTTGCTTTGAAAAAAATACTCAAATTTGGGGTTAACTTCGTGTTTTTTGTGAAGCTCCTCGAGGGTGGGGGACTCCAAAAACTCTAGTTTGAAGAGTCCTCGTGGAGTTGAGAAAAAATTACCCACCACGGACCCATAAGTGGATAACAATTCGTTCTTCTCCCCGTCATGCAAGcaacccctcttcctcctcgcctGTTCGACCCCTTCCTCACTCATGCACAAAAGCGCCCCCCCCCCTAGCGGCACCACCACCGTGAAATCGGGCTGCCAGGAGGTCGGCCCCGATGAGGTAACCGACAGAATGAGTAAAATGCACAGAACCACCACTTTAGCGCCATGGCTCTCGTAAAATCATCATTTTACAAAACGTGACACTTTGCACCGCACCGGAATTTTGACAGTGGCAAAAAACATTGAACCCAAAAATGATCTTGTTTTGACGTGGCCAATCGCGCGTGGGCCAACGTCAGGGGACGGCGCGCCGCTAACGGCCGTTCGGCCGTGGCAGATGCGGGCGGGTCGAcgcgctggctggctggctggctcgTTCGCCCCGTAGCCAGTCGGTTAGTGGGTCCGTTCGTTATTTTCAGCAACCGTTGGTCATTCGCATTGTCGCCTTGGTCGTTTGGTTTCACATTGAATCCATAAACCCTCAGTCTTCGCTCCTCCCCGCATTGAGTGCATGTCACTTCGCTCGCACGGAAAACCACCACCGCTACTCTCTCCCATCCTCTCGCCCCTATCCTCTCACCATCCACCACCCACCACTCACCGTCGATGCGGCCACCCTTGCTGATGTCGAAGTCGAAGCTGATGTGTAGTTGGGAGAGGGTCGTAGACAACTGGGCCGGCGATGACTCAACCAAGAAGGCCATCGGCAGGGACCTCGCCGAGCGGTTCAAGAGCGTGCCCGCACTAGTCAACCACGCTAGTGGTCTCTTGCCGGTGTTCACCGATGACGGGGGTATATGCGTCCTCGTGTGGTGCATGTTTGAGTCGATGTCCAGCGATGCCTGATAACGCAATCGCTGGATCATGTATCGGCCGCTGAAAAGCAGGTTTTCGGTAGATCCAACAGAAGCGGACGTGCTGGTCAAGGTGGGCTTGTCGGACCGTGTCGACAACGAGTACAAAGTCCTCGTccacaacccccccccccatggcACATCTCGTTATTTCCATTGACAGTGAGGAGCCGAAGGTGCAAGTCGTCGCTTGCCCTTGCGATGCATGGGCGGCCGTCGACAGAGAGAGGCAGAAGCCAATCGACGTGGAGGTGATGCCCGACGTGGAGGTACCTATGAAgctggaggagcaggagcagaaGCAGCCAGAGGAGGTGGAGCCCTTGGTGCAGAAGTAGAAGAAGGAGAGGAAGCCTCCTCTTTGACACTCTGCTCGCCTCACTGCTGCACGGCCGGTGCCTGCTACTTGTGAACTGCATTGCATTTATTCCCTAAAGAGGAAGGGAGATGcagtatagtagagataagtatttccctcagttaagaaccaaggttatcaatccagtaggagaaccacacaatTACTTAGTGAACAACACCTGCACGCACGAACCAAATACTCATAGCAACGCTTGCAAGAGGGTTGCCAATCCTCTAGTACTAGTTAATGCAAGGATAAAATCTAGTATTGGTGAAAGATAAATTACTaaactaaataaattgcagcaaagtattttttaGTATGATAAAGgcaagacccgggggccatagttttcactagaggcttctctcttgaaagcaaccatacgatgggtaaacaaattactattgggcaattgatagaaaaacgcatAGTTATGACAGATTcataggcaatgatcatgtatataggcatcacgtccaagacaagtagactgactcatgcctgcatttactactattactcaacccatcaaccgctatccagcatgcatctagggtattaagttaATAAAAATAGAGTagcgccttaagcaagatgacatgatgtagacaaattAAAATCAATTagtatgaataaaccccattgttttaccctcaatggcaacaatacaaagaCATGtcttgtccccttctgtcactggatATAGAGCACCGccagattgaacccactacaaagcacctctcccactagagaaaaatcaatctagttggccaaactaaacggATAGAGCGGAGACAAATACAAAGCTATtataatcatgcataataaagtttaGAATTAactcaattactttcaatgaataatctgatcataaacccacaattcatcggttcccaacaaacacaccacaaaagaagattacatcaaatagaacCCCATGGAGATCATGAAGcacatggtattgaagatcaaagagagagagatgaagccatctagctactagatatggacccataggtttgtggtgaactactcacgcatcatcgaaagGCAGTAATGATGATGAAGAATCCCTCCATGATCtgttccccctctggcagagtaccagaaaaggcctccagatgggatcacgGAAGAACGGAGACTTGCGGCGGCGAAAAAAGTGTTTCAggtggctctctgttggtttccCAATGTTTGATAATTCATAGAAGCGAAATCAGGTCAGAcggagctatgaggggcccacaaggcatcagggcgcgtctacccccctaggcgcaccATGTTGCCTTGTTGTCTCCTCATGCGGTCTCTggtctcctcccgaagcttccagggtctcttatgtccagaaaaaaatcgtcaaaaagtttcgtagCATTTGGATTTCGTTTGTTACAGAATTTCcggaaaaccaaaaacaagcagaaaacatcAATTggaggttaataggttagttccaaaaaagatataaaatagcatataaatgcatataaaatatccaagattgataatataatagcatggaatgataaaaaattatatatacgttggagacatatcaagcatctccaagcttgattcctgctcgtcctctagtaggtaaatgataaaaactgaattttttatgtggaatgctacccaaCATGTTTATCATGTAATCTCTTTGGTATAAATATAAGAAGCATAATCATTACTTTTTCAAAATATACAATCCTTAACGAATGTTGTCCCCACTCATTTTACCATGTTAGCATGGcattgtaacgcccggataattaagctacaataaTCCTCTGCTAATGGTACCATGTCATCACTGATTACTGTTGCTAGTCTCACATTGATTCAAATCCaattcgaattcaaattcaaaataaattcaaacaataaaagttttcaaaagtccaaactaaaatgttctaaatgTGACAAATAATTCTAAGTATTAATGGTGGATAAACCACATTTTTAGAAAGTCATTAAATACCCTCAAATAAATAAAGTAGTGGCTTAAACAACTAACTAAATGCCTTTTATAATTTATAAAATAACAAACTATTTtatttgggtgtgaaactttttgtggcagtgggCTGGATTATGACACtaatttagaatttgaatttatATTTTACAAGACTAAAAAAAttaaaaactaaaataaaacagaaaagaaaaataaataaataaaacaaaattaATAGGTAAATAGAACCCCCCCAACCGGGTCATGGCCCAGCTGGCTACTCCAGCCGGCCTCTCCTACATAAGCCCCGATCcacccccgaaaccctaacctaATGCCCACTTTCCCCGATCCACTCTCCCTCTCCTGGATCTAGATTGCCCGAGGGCGCCCGACGCCGCTCGCCGCCCTGCCGCCCTCATCGCCGAGGGCCGCCATCGCCGGAccccctcgtccacctccccgagCCGCGTCACCGAGCCTCGCCGCCTCGATCCCCGACGCCGGGGGTGAGCTCACTCCTCTCCCCTCCCTGGCCTCGGCCATCTCTATTGTAAatatgaattgtgggtttatgatcagattatctatgaattgTGGGTTCAATCTTGTTGTGTCCTCTCCCAGTGGCAGAAGGGGCAGCGAggaacgtattgtattgttgccattaaggataaaaagatggggcttataccatattgcttgagtttatccttctacatcatgtcatcttgcttaaggcattactctgttcttatgaacttaatactcaagatgcaggcaggagtcggtcgatgtgtggagtaatagtagtagatgcagaattgtttcggtctacttgtcacgggcgtggtgcctatattcatgatcatttccttagatatcgtcataactttgcgcttttctatcaattgctcaaaagtaatttgtttacccatcgtatgctttctttgagagagaagcctctagtgaaacctatggccccggggtctattttccattatattattttcagatctataaaactaaaaatccaaagataccttgttgcaatttatttatatttactttattttgttatttacttatcttttatatctatctctattagatatcactcttgcaagtgaccgtgaagggattgacaaccccttttttgcgttgtgtgcaagtgtttgttagtttttgcaggtgcatatattggggacttgcttgtgcctcctactggattgataccttggttcttaactgagggaaatacttatctctactttgctgcatcaccctttcctcttcaagggaaaatcagcgcaagctcaagaagtagcaggccTGGTCCCTGGTCGTTGTCCGCGGTTATTTCATAATAACACGTTTAAGGAgtttggatatttgatctgagttggtcATTGACCTATATGCACTAACTGCcatgcgggaacagttatgggcactcagTGTCGTATGTATCAACCAAAGCTCTCTAGACGttagcgactgagtggcgcgtgccgggttggactggtTAAGCCTGCGCTTGTATAAGGGGGCAAGGTCTGCTCGCCGGCCTCTTTCGCAATGTGCAGGAgtgcaaagggcgatgggcccaagaccccctgcgcacttaggatgtagaccggcttgttggcctctctgttgagcctaggtagggctacgacgtgttgatcttccaaggccgggcatgacccagaaaagtgtgtcctgCCAGAGATGATCgagtgtgttgggttatgtggtgcacccctgccgggaagttaatctattcgaatagccatgtccatggtaacaggacgacttggagttgtgtTCTGACCTATTACAACTAAAACCAGATACTACACACCCAGATAAGTGACAGATACAACTCAGCGACCGCTCACTCACAGGGTGACTAGGAGAGGATCTCCGAGTAGGTTTATGCTATACGATGACACTTGTTACTATACTGCTACTCTCTTCCACTCcttcaagatggaggctgccagaagcgtagtctttgataggactagcatctcccctcttattctggcattctgcagtttagtccacagATATTACCCCATTcatttgatactgatgcatatgtagtttagatctgatgtaagtcttgcgagtattttggatgagtactcacagttgctttgctACCTTTCCCCCTTCGCTCTTCTTTCCGGATGTTGCAATCAGATGTCggatcccaggagccagatgccaccactgatgactAGTACTAACCCGACGAAGCCTACTACTACGAAGAGGccaccgacgaccaggagtagttagggggttcccaggtaggaggccttgccttttcgatcgttgctacttttgtgctagcctccTTAAGGAatacttgtttaacttatgtctgtacttagatattgttgctttgGCTGACTggtttgtattcgagccctctggcttgtaatataaagcttgtatgacttaaatttgtgtctagagttgtgttgtgatatcttcccgtgagtccctgatcttggtcgtacacatttgcgtgtatgattagtgcacggtcaaatcgggggcgtcacaggcaTGACTCCGCCTTCACCACAAATATATAAATCATGAGCACCTTGGTGTTAAACTAGGCAATTGGATCATACTTCTAACGCGCTTCAGCATTTTCAACtcccacgcaatacatgagcgtgagcatGGACATAGCACTAGGTGGAATAAAATGCGGTGGTAGGGATCAAATATGAGAAGTCAAAatgaagaaagtctcacatcaacttgGCATATCAATGGACTATGGATATTTTCATCAATcaatatcaatgcgaggagtagggattgccatgcaacg contains:
- the LOC109745289 gene encoding NADH dehydrogenase [ubiquinone] 1 alpha subcomplex subunit 6 — protein: MAFTMRAVKVPPNSASMGEARHRVFDFFRQACRAIPSIMEIYNLDDVVTPAQLRASISQQIRKNQGVSDPKVIDMLLFNGMEELNNITEHAKQRHHIIGQYVVGHKGLVQDLEKDQGSSEFLKKFYTSNY